ATCATTTTTTCATAGATGCGTTCTTCCTGGGAGACTTTTAGGTTATATGGAACTGGCATTACAATCATCCGCGAGTGGAGTGCCTCATTTTTCTTATTTGAAATGAAGGAACGATACTCCGATTCGTTTGTATGCGCAATGATCATTTCATCAGCAGAAATTAACGCAAACCTTCCTGCTTTAAAATTTCCTTCCTGTGTTAGGGAAAGCAAATGCCATAGGAACTTCTCATCACACTTCAGCATTTCTTGAAACTCCATGATACCTCGATTTGCTTTATTTAATTCCCCATCGAATCGATAAGCACGAGGGTCAGATTCTGATCCATATTCAGCAATGGTAGAAAAGTCAATGGAACCTGTTAAATCCGCAATATCTTGAGATTTTGGATCTGATGGGCTGAACGTTCCTACCCCAACTCGCTTATCTTCAGAGAAGAAAATACGCTCTACTCTCATATCCTCAATACGTCCTCCATATTCCTTTTCCAGACGCATCATATTTAATGGAGAAAGATTGCCTTCAACACGGATGCCATAATCATCCGCAAAATCCTCACGCAGATGATGAGGTATGAGGTGCAAAGGATCCTCATGCATTGGACACCCTTTAATAGCATAGACCGCTCCTTCATCAGTATGAGAGAAGCGTTCCAATCCTCTCTTTAATAATGTAACTAAGGTTGATTTTCCTCCACTAACTGGCCCCATCAGTAATAAAATTCGTTTACGTACATCTAGTCGTTTAGCCGCCGGATGGAAGTACTCCTCTACCAATCGCTCCATCGCTTCTTCTAATCCAAAAATTTCATTATCAAAGAATTTGTAATTAAATTTCCCACTTTCCTCTTCAATCCCGGAGTGTTTAATCATATTGTAAACACGGGAGTGAGCTGATTGTGCAAGGTATGGACGTTCTTTAAGCATATCTAAATACTCTCCAAACGTACCTTCCCACTTTAAGCTTTCTTCTTCTTCCCTATAACTTTGAATTTTTTTTAAAATATCCACACACTAGACCTCCCCTGTCGGTGTTGGGAATTTACTGAATTAGTACAGTCTATGTCTGGTCTTTCTGAAAAATGAGTTCAAGGGTGATTAAGTTTGTATTATGTTAAATTTAAAGTGCAAAAAATTAGTCTACCGAACTCATA
This genomic stretch from Pontibacillus yanchengensis harbors:
- a CDS encoding PrkA family serine protein kinase codes for the protein MDILKKIQSYREEEESLKWEGTFGEYLDMLKERPYLAQSAHSRVYNMIKHSGIEEESGKFNYKFFDNEIFGLEEAMERLVEEYFHPAAKRLDVRKRILLLMGPVSGGKSTLVTLLKRGLERFSHTDEGAVYAIKGCPMHEDPLHLIPHHLREDFADDYGIRVEGNLSPLNMMRLEKEYGGRIEDMRVERIFFSEDKRVGVGTFSPSDPKSQDIADLTGSIDFSTIAEYGSESDPRAYRFDGELNKANRGIMEFQEMLKCDEKFLWHLLSLTQEGNFKAGRFALISADEMIIAHTNESEYRSFISNKKNEALHSRMIVMPVPYNLKVSQEERIYEKMIRQSDIKDVHIAPHTLKVAAMFTILTRLKDSTKNNVDLLKKMRLYDGETVEGFSDVDVEELKSEHHDEGMSGIDPRYVINRISSTIIKKEMTSINALDVLRSLKDGLSSHASISKDDRERYLNFISTARKEYDELAKKEVQKAFVYSYEESAKTLMDNYLDNVEAYCNKAKLRDPLTGEELNPDEKLMRSIEEQIGISENAKKAFREEILIRISAYARKGKKFDYSSHERLREAIQKKLFADLKDVVKITTSTKTPDEQQLKKVNEVIATLIDEYGYNSSSANELLRYVGSLLNR